A genomic stretch from Sphingobacterium sp. ML3W includes:
- the leuS gene encoding leucine--tRNA ligase, translating to MEYNHKSLEKKWQKFWADHQTYKTSDAHQKPKYYVLDMFPYPSGAGLHVGHPLGYIASDIFSRYKRLKGFNVLHPMGYDSFGLPAEQYAIQTGQHPAVTTEANINRYREQMDNIGFSYDWSREVRTSEPEYYKWTQWIFMKSFGSWYNKETDKAEPIDTLIKKFSTNGSAAVQAVSDEDVLEFTSEEWKSFDEEKQQRELLKYRIAYLRESTVNWCAALGTVLANDEVINGVSERGGYPVEQKKMMQWSMRITAYADRLLKGLDSIDWPEPLLEMQRNWIGKSVGASVKFPVPQLRAAIEVFTTRVDTIFGVSFVVLAPEHELVASLTTAEQKAEVEAYIEKTSKKSELDRMADTKTVSGAFTGSFAKHPISGRDVQIWIADYVLAGYGTGAVMAVPSGDQRDYVFAKHFNLEIIPISDTQQIEEEADPNKDGKYINSDFINGMTYQEAVPALIAKLEELKLGKAKINFRMRDAIFGRQRYWGEPVPVYFKNGLPYLIKEEELPLLLPEVDKYLPTESGEPPLGRAKDWKYEDQYEYELSTMPGWAGSSWYWFRYMDPKNEGNFAAKEAVDYWKAVDLYIGGSEHATGHLLYSRFWNKFLKDLGYHNEEEPFRKLINQGMIQGRSNFVYRVLDEDGRGTNQFVSYGLRNDYNTIPLHVDVNIVSNDVLDLEKFKNFRPDFANAEFVLENGKYICGSEVEKMSKSKFNVVNPDDIIETYGADTLRLYEMFLGPLEQAKPWNTNGIEGVYKFLKKVWRLFHDAEGNFNVSDEEPSKAEFKALHKIIKKVEDDIERFSFNTSVSAFMICVNELTDLKCNKRQILEQLVIVLQSYAPHITEELWNLLGHEAGTLSQATYPTFKPEYLVESEFAYPVSFNGKMKFNLSLALDLDQQTVEETIKTHADVQRHLDGKPIKKIIFVKGKIINIVA from the coding sequence ATGGAGTATAATCACAAATCATTAGAGAAAAAGTGGCAGAAGTTTTGGGCGGATCATCAAACATATAAAACATCAGATGCGCATCAGAAGCCAAAATACTATGTGTTGGATATGTTTCCTTATCCATCTGGGGCAGGACTACATGTTGGTCATCCACTCGGATACATTGCTTCGGATATCTTTTCAAGATATAAACGACTGAAAGGCTTCAATGTACTGCATCCAATGGGTTATGATTCCTTTGGACTTCCTGCAGAGCAATATGCGATCCAAACGGGTCAACATCCTGCTGTTACAACCGAGGCAAATATCAATCGTTACCGCGAGCAGATGGACAATATCGGTTTCTCTTATGATTGGAGTAGAGAAGTTCGGACTTCTGAACCTGAATACTATAAATGGACGCAGTGGATTTTTATGAAATCATTCGGTTCTTGGTATAATAAAGAAACGGATAAAGCTGAACCCATTGACACATTGATTAAGAAATTTTCTACAAATGGTTCTGCTGCTGTTCAGGCTGTTTCTGACGAAGATGTATTAGAATTCACTTCGGAAGAATGGAAATCTTTTGATGAAGAAAAACAACAACGTGAGTTGTTAAAGTATCGTATTGCTTATCTACGTGAGAGCACAGTCAACTGGTGTGCTGCTTTAGGGACAGTATTGGCTAATGATGAGGTGATTAACGGCGTGTCTGAACGTGGTGGCTATCCTGTGGAGCAAAAGAAGATGATGCAATGGTCAATGCGTATCACCGCCTATGCTGATCGCCTGTTAAAAGGTTTGGATAGCATTGATTGGCCAGAGCCCTTGCTAGAAATGCAACGTAACTGGATCGGAAAATCCGTCGGTGCTTCTGTCAAATTCCCAGTTCCACAGTTGCGTGCTGCTATTGAAGTTTTTACAACCCGTGTGGATACTATTTTCGGTGTTTCATTTGTCGTTTTAGCGCCTGAACATGAGTTGGTTGCATCGTTGACGACAGCCGAACAAAAAGCTGAAGTTGAAGCTTATATTGAGAAAACATCAAAAAAATCTGAACTAGATCGTATGGCCGATACCAAAACAGTATCGGGAGCCTTTACAGGTTCATTTGCTAAACATCCTATTTCAGGCCGTGATGTGCAGATCTGGATTGCAGATTATGTTTTGGCAGGATATGGAACAGGAGCGGTTATGGCTGTACCTAGTGGCGATCAACGTGATTATGTTTTTGCCAAGCATTTTAATTTAGAAATTATTCCGATTTCGGATACTCAGCAGATTGAAGAAGAGGCTGATCCGAATAAGGATGGAAAATACATCAATTCTGATTTTATTAACGGTATGACCTATCAGGAGGCTGTGCCTGCGCTGATTGCGAAGCTGGAAGAATTGAAATTAGGTAAAGCGAAGATCAACTTCCGTATGCGCGATGCGATTTTTGGTCGTCAACGTTATTGGGGCGAACCTGTACCAGTCTACTTTAAAAATGGTCTACCATATCTTATTAAAGAAGAAGAACTACCTTTATTATTGCCTGAGGTTGATAAATACTTGCCAACAGAGTCTGGAGAACCTCCTTTAGGGCGTGCTAAAGACTGGAAATATGAGGATCAATATGAATATGAGTTGAGTACAATGCCAGGTTGGGCAGGCTCTTCATGGTATTGGTTCAGATACATGGATCCAAAGAATGAGGGGAACTTTGCTGCAAAAGAAGCTGTTGATTACTGGAAAGCTGTTGATTTATATATTGGTGGTTCAGAACATGCTACAGGTCACTTGTTATATTCACGTTTTTGGAATAAGTTTTTAAAAGATCTTGGCTATCATAATGAGGAAGAACCATTCCGAAAATTGATCAATCAAGGTATGATTCAAGGACGTTCAAATTTTGTCTACCGTGTACTCGATGAAGACGGCAGAGGAACTAATCAATTTGTGTCCTATGGCTTGAGAAATGATTACAATACAATTCCTTTGCATGTAGATGTTAATATCGTATCAAATGATGTTTTGGATTTAGAAAAATTCAAAAATTTCAGACCTGATTTTGCGAACGCTGAATTTGTTTTGGAAAACGGCAAATACATCTGTGGTAGTGAAGTGGAGAAAATGTCCAAGTCGAAATTCAATGTCGTTAATCCAGATGATATCATTGAAACTTACGGCGCTGATACCTTACGTCTTTACGAAATGTTTTTGGGACCATTGGAGCAAGCCAAACCATGGAATACGAATGGTATCGAAGGTGTTTACAAGTTTCTAAAGAAAGTATGGCGCCTGTTTCACGATGCCGAAGGTAATTTTAATGTATCGGATGAAGAGCCTTCAAAAGCCGAGTTTAAAGCTTTACATAAGATTATTAAGAAAGTGGAAGATGATATCGAGCGTTTCTCGTTCAACACTTCTGTTTCGGCCTTTATGATCTGTGTGAATGAATTGACCGATTTGAAATGCAATAAACGCCAGATATTGGAGCAACTTGTTATCGTTCTTCAATCTTATGCACCACATATTACGGAGGAATTGTGGAACTTATTGGGGCATGAGGCAGGTACACTTTCTCAGGCAACTTATCCTACGTTCAAACCAGAATATCTAGTCGAGTCTGAATTTGCATATCCGGTCTCTTTCAATGGTAAAATGAAGTTCAATTTATCACTTGCATTGGATTTAGATCAACAAACTGTTGAAGAAACGATCAAGACACATGCAGATGTACAGAGACACCTGGACGGTAAGCCAATTAAAAAGATTATTTTTGTAAAAGGGAAAATAATCAATATTGTAGCTTAG
- a CDS encoding permease-like cell division protein FtsX: MSEYELSTQKRKTKSVYVSTVISIALVLLVTGMLGLLLVHAKNLSKYVKENIVLNVIVNDGTSEGDVLSLQKDLEKDPYVLRSVYISKEIAAKNLKEDLGEDFVQYLGHNPLLPSLDVYMKENYANTDSIKTFIEKISKNNKIKEVVYQESLIDMVNKNVRIIGMIVLAFAVILLIIAVALINNTIRLAIYSQRFLIKSMQLIGATKNFIRKPFITYGIIHGLLGSLIAILLLILTLKLAQQQIPELVFLRNWFEFAIIFLGVICIGILISGLSTYFAVTKYLKAQSNDLYR, encoded by the coding sequence ATGTCAGAATACGAATTAAGCACACAAAAAAGAAAAACAAAGTCTGTATATGTATCCACAGTTATCAGTATAGCACTGGTGCTATTGGTAACAGGTATGTTAGGCTTATTATTGGTGCACGCTAAAAATCTTTCAAAGTACGTTAAAGAAAACATTGTCCTGAATGTCATTGTAAATGATGGCACCAGTGAAGGCGATGTACTTTCTTTGCAAAAAGATCTTGAAAAAGACCCTTATGTCCTTCGCTCAGTGTATATCAGCAAAGAAATTGCTGCCAAAAACCTAAAAGAAGATCTTGGTGAAGATTTTGTACAGTACCTTGGGCACAACCCATTATTGCCATCATTGGATGTCTATATGAAGGAGAATTATGCCAATACGGATAGCATCAAGACTTTCATCGAAAAAATCTCTAAAAACAATAAAATAAAAGAGGTTGTCTATCAGGAATCATTGATTGATATGGTCAATAAAAACGTACGTATCATCGGTATGATTGTTTTGGCCTTTGCTGTTATTTTATTGATCATCGCTGTGGCCTTAATTAACAATACCATACGTTTGGCTATTTACTCGCAGCGTTTCTTAATTAAAAGCATGCAATTAATTGGTGCAACCAAAAACTTTATTCGTAAACCTTTTATCACTTATGGTATTATCCATGGTTTATTAGGTTCGCTGATTGCGATTCTACTATTGATATTGACGCTCAAATTAGCACAACAACAAATACCTGAATTGGTCTTTTTACGCAACTGGTTTGAGTTTGCGATCATCTTCTTAGGTGTCATCTGCATCGGAATTTTAATCTCAGGGCTTAGTACCTACTTCGCGGTAACGAAATATTTAAAAGCTCAATCTAACGACTTATATAGATAA
- a CDS encoding DUF3098 domain-containing protein → MAQIKKSTESVNKGSFVFSKLNYQLFIASLVLVVIGFALMSGETDIYSFTKITLAPIVVVLGFALGFVAILYRPKTTKTEE, encoded by the coding sequence ATGGCTCAAATAAAGAAATCTACGGAATCTGTAAATAAAGGTTCCTTCGTATTTTCAAAATTAAATTATCAGCTTTTTATAGCTAGCTTGGTTCTTGTAGTCATTGGCTTTGCGCTGATGTCTGGTGAAACTGATATCTATAGTTTTACCAAAATCACTTTAGCGCCAATTGTAGTCGTCCTCGGCTTTGCATTGGGATTTGTAGCGATCCTGTATCGCCCCAAAACAACTAAAACTGAAGAATAA
- a CDS encoding undecaprenyl-diphosphate phosphatase, which translates to MSIIEAIILAIIEGLTEFLPVSSTGHMIIATALMGIQPSAFVKLFTIVIQLGTILSVLVLYYKRFFKSLSFYYKLVIAAIPASVLGLLFNDFIDSLLESPLMVAIMLVIGGVVLLFVDKWFNKPTVEDSDNVSYKQAFMIGVYQCLALIPGTSRSASTIIGGMAEKLTRKAAAEFSFFLALPMMFGASAVKLLKFFKEGNTFTGEELNLLIVGNLIGFVVAIVAIKSFIGFLTKYGFKAFGWYRIVVGVVILVLLLSGHSLQII; encoded by the coding sequence ATGTCTATTATTGAAGCTATAATCCTTGCTATCATCGAAGGATTAACGGAGTTTTTGCCTGTCTCCTCTACAGGTCATATGATTATAGCAACTGCACTGATGGGTATTCAACCCTCAGCCTTTGTTAAATTATTTACGATTGTCATTCAATTGGGAACGATTTTATCAGTTCTCGTCTTATATTACAAGCGATTCTTTAAATCGCTTTCATTTTACTATAAGTTGGTGATCGCTGCTATTCCTGCATCGGTACTTGGATTACTTTTCAACGATTTTATCGATTCACTTTTGGAAAGCCCACTGATGGTTGCGATTATGCTGGTAATCGGCGGTGTTGTTCTGCTCTTTGTCGACAAATGGTTTAATAAACCTACTGTTGAAGATTCAGACAACGTCTCGTACAAGCAGGCCTTTATGATCGGTGTATACCAATGTCTGGCTTTGATCCCCGGCACATCCAGATCTGCTAGTACCATCATCGGTGGTATGGCCGAAAAATTAACACGTAAAGCAGCCGCAGAATTTTCATTTTTTCTGGCTTTGCCGATGATGTTTGGCGCTTCAGCTGTTAAACTATTGAAATTCTTCAAAGAAGGAAATACATTTACAGGCGAAGAGCTTAATCTTCTTATTGTAGGTAACCTCATTGGTTTTGTTGTCGCAATTGTTGCAATCAAATCTTTTATTGGATTTTTAACCAAATATGGTTTTAAGGCCTTCGGATGGTATAGAATAGTTGTTGGGGTTGTTATTCTCGTACTACTTCTTTCGGGGCATAGTTTACAAATTATCTAA
- the truB gene encoding tRNA pseudouridine(55) synthase TruB encodes MENIEVGENSARFNFAEGEMLLIDKPLTWTSFDVVGKVRNSLKPLKLKVGHAGTLDPLATGLLIVCTGKLTKKIDSYQAEDKEYTGTITLGGTTPSYDLETEIDELFPIDHITEQMIFDAAKTFEGDIQQFPPAHSAIKINGERVYAKARRGEEVEIKSRQVRINRFEIEKIELPNVYFRISCSKGTYIRSLAYDFGKVLHSGSHLSSLRRTKSGDYTIENAWNLEQLIAEIKRHKEIIK; translated from the coding sequence ATGGAAAACATAGAGGTTGGTGAAAATTCAGCAAGGTTTAATTTTGCTGAAGGTGAAATGTTGTTGATTGATAAACCTTTAACATGGACAAGTTTCGACGTTGTTGGGAAAGTCAGAAACTCACTGAAACCATTAAAATTAAAAGTTGGCCATGCAGGCACATTGGATCCCTTAGCAACGGGATTGCTAATTGTCTGCACTGGTAAGTTGACAAAAAAGATCGACAGCTATCAGGCTGAAGACAAAGAATATACAGGTACAATTACATTGGGCGGAACCACTCCCTCCTATGACCTAGAAACCGAAATTGATGAGCTATTCCCTATCGATCATATTACCGAACAGATGATCTTTGATGCGGCAAAGACCTTTGAAGGCGACATACAACAGTTTCCTCCAGCGCATTCTGCCATAAAGATCAATGGTGAACGTGTCTATGCAAAAGCTCGTCGTGGTGAAGAGGTTGAAATAAAATCCCGCCAGGTACGGATCAATCGCTTTGAAATTGAGAAGATTGAACTTCCGAATGTGTATTTTCGCATTTCTTGCTCAAAAGGCACTTACATCAGATCATTAGCATACGACTTTGGAAAAGTATTACATAGTGGATCCCATTTAAGTTCCTTAAGACGTACCAAAAGTGGTGATTATACGATTGAAAACGCTTGGAATCTTGAACAGCTTATCGCCGAAATAAAACGTCATAAGGAAATCATTAAATAA
- a CDS encoding bifunctional riboflavin kinase/FAD synthetase, giving the protein MKIYRSLEDFSPVENAVVTIGTFDGVHIGHQKILVHLKEAAQKINGETIILTFFPHPRLIINPDDDSLRLINDIEEKVSQLSKVGIDHLIIIPFSRDFSNQTPEEYISNVLVGKLGTKKIVIGYDHHFGKDRKGTLGDLEQFASIFDYSVDEIPEQDINDIAVSSTRVREALIKGDIKTANLYLGYPFELTGTVIRGDQIGRTIGFPTANLQVHEPHKLIPAYGIYAVEVYIYNHIQNITTGEYKEENPISIAKGMGYIGTRPTVDGMNRAIEISLFDFDQDIYGKTLRVKFLHFIRHDERFDSLEEMKAQIKADEIEIRSLIG; this is encoded by the coding sequence ATGAAAATCTACAGAAGTTTAGAAGATTTCTCCCCCGTTGAAAATGCAGTAGTTACCATTGGTACTTTTGATGGTGTTCATATTGGCCATCAAAAAATATTAGTCCACTTAAAAGAGGCTGCTCAAAAAATTAACGGCGAAACCATAATACTTACTTTTTTCCCTCATCCACGGTTAATTATTAATCCAGATGATGATAGTTTACGTTTAATAAATGATATTGAGGAAAAAGTAAGCCAACTCAGCAAGGTTGGTATTGACCATCTTATCATTATCCCCTTCTCCCGAGATTTTTCCAATCAAACTCCTGAAGAATATATTAGCAATGTGCTTGTAGGTAAATTGGGTACTAAAAAAATCGTTATCGGATATGATCACCATTTTGGAAAAGATCGCAAGGGTACATTAGGCGATCTGGAACAGTTTGCGTCCATATTCGACTATAGTGTAGATGAGATCCCAGAACAGGATATCAATGATATCGCAGTCTCTTCCACACGTGTGCGTGAAGCACTCATTAAAGGTGATATCAAAACAGCCAACCTATATTTAGGTTATCCTTTTGAGTTAACGGGAACCGTGATCCGAGGGGATCAAATCGGGCGTACCATCGGATTTCCTACAGCCAATCTACAAGTGCATGAACCGCATAAATTAATTCCTGCTTATGGTATATACGCAGTAGAGGTTTATATATACAATCACATCCAGAATATTACTACAGGCGAGTATAAAGAAGAGAATCCTATTTCTATCGCTAAAGGTATGGGCTATATTGGTACAAGGCCTACGGTTGACGGAATGAATCGTGCGATTGAAATCAGTCTATTTGATTTTGATCAGGATATCTACGGCAAGACACTTCGGGTTAAATTCCTGCACTTTATCCGTCATGATGAACGTTTTGACTCACTAGAGGAAATGAAAGCGCAAATCAAAGCAGATGAGATAGAAATAAGAAGTCTTATTGGATAA
- the aroQ gene encoding type II 3-dehydroquinate dehydratase yields MKKILVLNGPNLNLLGVREKSIYGSQDFLSYFEELKARFSAVQLEYYQSNSEGKLIDKIHEVGFEYDGIVMNAGAYTHTSIAIGDAIAAVQTPVIEVHISNVHQREEFRHHSFLAKNCKGVICGFGLDSYRLGIEALLV; encoded by the coding sequence ATGAAAAAAATCCTTGTATTAAATGGCCCAAACTTAAATCTATTGGGTGTTAGGGAAAAGTCAATCTATGGAAGTCAAGATTTCTTGAGTTATTTTGAGGAATTAAAGGCACGTTTTTCTGCAGTTCAATTGGAGTATTATCAGAGTAATTCTGAGGGAAAGTTAATTGATAAAATTCATGAGGTCGGTTTCGAGTATGATGGTATCGTCATGAACGCTGGAGCATATACCCATACATCTATTGCCATTGGAGACGCTATTGCTGCTGTTCAGACTCCGGTTATTGAAGTTCATATCAGCAATGTTCATCAACGGGAGGAATTTCGGCATCATTCCTTTTTGGCTAAAAACTGTAAGGGGGTAATCTGTGGTTTTGGGTTAGATAGTTACCGACTTGGCATCGAAGCACTTCTAGTCTAA
- a CDS encoding gliding motility protein RemB, with protein sequence MGLNISKKNNLLRIVLAGIGVGVSFAGFGQIKSQPYSYHFYQKMNDVVYSTETRMHTTAKPFVIKDSLLLAKFDSIQSNKPVSSSNWFMRKIFNEHLVQVEKDDYTFYADFLPDMYIGKDMQGDKRRTWMNGRGFQVGLNVGNKFTFNSSAFESQAVFPKYLDDYIVANKVIPGQGNTKFQSKNKMDWMYATASMTYDAHKYIQATIAYDKNFIGDGYRSMLLSDFSSNYAHLKLTGTIGNVQYTSIWAYMNDPTHPRRNMTGDYSVEGQNYERLGDGKKWGAFQYLDWNVTNKLSVGFFQSVVWAAQDDAGRRGFDFSYISPIIFIRPVESNSRSSPDKMFLGATSKYKLPYNLTVYGQFLLGEFTAKEFFAGNGYAHNKWGAQLGVRGYDMFGVKKLNFLAEYNTARPYTYAHFKSYSNYSNNAEPLAHPKGANFRELVGLVNYAWDRWDFSLQGMYTQNGLDLPDGTNMGGNIFQSYNTIPNMYGNHIAQGIKNNIYYADAKAAYVLNPKYNLRLELGYMQRYAKAQYDTPVVNKSGVVTFGLRSSFRAIYNDL encoded by the coding sequence ATGGGGCTTAATATATCAAAAAAAAATAATTTACTTCGAATTGTGCTGGCAGGCATCGGGGTAGGTGTCTCGTTCGCAGGTTTTGGACAAATTAAAAGTCAGCCTTATTCGTATCATTTCTATCAGAAAATGAACGATGTCGTTTATTCTACCGAGACGAGAATGCACACAACAGCTAAACCATTCGTCATCAAGGATTCTTTGTTGTTGGCCAAATTTGACTCGATTCAATCCAATAAACCGGTTTCCTCCTCAAATTGGTTCATGCGTAAGATCTTTAATGAACATTTGGTTCAAGTCGAAAAAGACGATTACACGTTCTATGCGGACTTTTTGCCGGATATGTATATTGGAAAAGATATGCAGGGTGATAAACGTCGTACATGGATGAATGGCAGAGGATTTCAAGTGGGATTGAATGTGGGTAATAAATTCACCTTTAATTCATCGGCCTTTGAAAGCCAAGCTGTTTTTCCAAAGTATTTGGACGATTATATTGTCGCTAATAAAGTAATTCCCGGTCAGGGAAATACCAAATTTCAGTCGAAAAATAAAATGGACTGGATGTATGCGACTGCAAGTATGACCTACGATGCGCACAAGTATATTCAAGCGACTATAGCGTACGATAAAAACTTTATTGGAGATGGTTACCGCTCGATGCTGCTTTCTGACTTTTCATCTAATTATGCGCATCTGAAGTTGACCGGTACGATCGGCAATGTGCAGTATACATCCATTTGGGCTTATATGAATGATCCGACACATCCTAGAAGAAATATGACTGGGGATTATTCAGTGGAAGGACAAAATTATGAGCGTCTGGGGGACGGCAAGAAATGGGGAGCATTCCAATATTTGGATTGGAATGTGACCAATAAATTATCTGTTGGGTTTTTCCAGTCTGTTGTTTGGGCAGCCCAGGATGACGCTGGAAGAAGAGGATTTGACTTCAGTTATATAAGTCCGATTATCTTTATACGTCCCGTTGAAAGTAATAGTCGATCTTCACCGGATAAAATGTTCTTGGGGGCCACTTCAAAGTATAAATTACCTTATAACCTGACGGTTTATGGTCAGTTTTTATTAGGAGAATTTACAGCGAAGGAATTTTTTGCGGGTAATGGTTATGCACATAACAAGTGGGGTGCGCAGTTAGGGGTAAGGGGCTATGATATGTTTGGTGTCAAAAAACTAAACTTCCTTGCAGAGTATAATACGGCTAGACCTTATACGTATGCACACTTTAAATCCTATTCAAATTATAGCAACAATGCCGAACCATTGGCGCACCCAAAAGGTGCTAACTTTAGGGAGTTGGTTGGTCTCGTAAACTATGCTTGGGACAGATGGGACTTTTCATTACAGGGAATGTATACACAAAACGGATTGGATCTGCCTGATGGAACTAATATGGGCGGAAATATCTTTCAATCTTATAATACCATCCCAAATATGTATGGAAACCATATCGCGCAAGGTATAAAAAATAATATCTATTATGCGGATGCGAAAGCAGCATATGTACTAAATCCTAAATATAACCTTCGTTTAGAATTGGGGTACATGCAACGCTATGCTAAAGCACAGTACGACACACCTGTCGTGAATAAATCGGGGGTGGTCACATTTGGACTTCGTTCAAGCTTTAGAGCGATCTATAATGATTTATAG
- a CDS encoding glycoside hydrolase family 125 protein, which produces MKRRTFIQNATLLTAGAFASKFSFAQEHSFPTVRTAKEKRLFSSKVIEDAITEFQKNVKNKELTWLFNNCFPNTLDTTVFPYVQNGRNYTYVITGDIDAMWLRDSSAQVWPYLPFMKKDKKLQDLIVGLIQKQSKCINIDPYANAFYNDPTKKGEWFSDHTSMKPGIHERKWEIDSLCYPIRLAYHYWKETNDSSPFNEEWLDAQHKIYQTFVEQQRKDNLGPYKFERTTARGSDTLQVDGYGYPVNPVGLICSSFRPSDDSTIFSFLIPSNLFAVVSLRQSAEILKKVKNEQTLSAKMESLANEVEAAVNKYGIIDHPTLGRIYAFEVDGYSSHLMMDDANIPSLLALPYLGAVNLNDEVYQRTRNFVLSDKNPFFFKGTAAEGIGGPHIGRDMIWPMSIIMRAQTSTNDEEIRNCIKTLVSTHGGTGFMHESFHKNDPKKFTRHWFAWTNTLFGELIWKIYKEKPSLLQ; this is translated from the coding sequence ATGAAACGCAGAACATTTATCCAAAACGCAACCTTATTGACAGCAGGTGCATTTGCAAGCAAATTTTCTTTTGCTCAGGAACATTCTTTTCCTACTGTACGCACAGCCAAAGAAAAACGGCTTTTTTCAAGTAAAGTAATTGAAGATGCCATTACAGAGTTTCAAAAAAATGTCAAAAACAAGGAACTGACCTGGTTATTTAACAACTGCTTTCCAAATACATTGGATACGACTGTATTCCCGTATGTTCAAAATGGCAGAAACTATACCTACGTTATTACAGGGGATATAGATGCAATGTGGCTACGTGACAGTAGCGCACAGGTATGGCCCTATCTTCCTTTCATGAAAAAAGATAAAAAATTGCAGGATCTCATTGTCGGCTTAATACAAAAACAAAGTAAATGCATCAACATTGATCCTTATGCGAATGCTTTTTATAATGACCCAACAAAAAAAGGTGAATGGTTCAGTGACCATACAAGCATGAAACCCGGAATCCACGAACGAAAATGGGAAATTGATTCGCTATGTTATCCTATTCGACTGGCTTACCATTACTGGAAGGAAACAAATGACAGTAGTCCATTTAACGAGGAATGGCTAGATGCCCAACATAAGATCTATCAAACTTTTGTTGAACAGCAACGTAAGGATAATTTAGGACCCTATAAATTTGAGCGTACCACGGCAAGGGGTTCAGACACACTACAAGTAGATGGTTATGGCTATCCTGTAAATCCGGTAGGTTTGATCTGCTCAAGCTTTAGACCTTCGGATGACTCGACTATTTTTTCTTTCCTGATTCCTTCCAACCTATTTGCGGTTGTCAGTTTGAGACAATCAGCAGAAATTCTTAAAAAGGTTAAAAACGAACAGACGCTTTCTGCAAAAATGGAATCACTAGCGAATGAAGTTGAGGCTGCCGTCAATAAATATGGAATTATAGATCATCCAACCCTGGGAAGAATATATGCGTTCGAAGTAGATGGTTATTCAAGCCATCTCATGATGGATGACGCAAATATCCCTAGTTTATTAGCTCTGCCCTATTTAGGTGCAGTCAATCTCAATGACGAAGTCTATCAGCGTACACGTAATTTTGTTCTGTCCGACAAAAACCCATTCTTCTTTAAAGGTACAGCAGCCGAAGGTATCGGGGGGCCACATATTGGCCGCGATATGATTTGGCCAATGTCCATTATTATGCGCGCACAGACTTCGACAAATGATGAGGAGATCCGCAATTGCATCAAAACTTTAGTTAGTACGCATGGTGGTACAGGTTTTATGCATGAATCCTTCCATAAGAATGATCCGAAAAAATTCACCAGACATTGGTTTGCCTGGACCAATACATTATTTGGCGAATTAATTTGGAAAATATATAAAGAGAAACCATCTTTGCTTCAGTAA
- the murI gene encoding glutamate racemase — MDNTLTSGPIGIFDSGYGGLSVFKEIQQLLPQYDYIYLGDNARVPYGTRSFETVYNYTKQCVFKLFDLGCNLVILACNTASAKALRTIQQNDLPPGKKVLGVIRPTTEIIHNYTKTNKIGILATTGTVKSESYKIEIHKFNPEIEVFQHDCPFWVPLVENNEINTEGAHYFVQKDIHELLQKSDQIDTIVLACTHYPLLLPVIEKYVPKNVNIISQGPIVAQSLQEYLHRHTEIETYCSKNSQLAFYTTDDPRDFESKAKIFFGKHVDASHISV, encoded by the coding sequence ATGGATAATACACTGACTTCTGGTCCTATTGGAATTTTCGACTCCGGCTATGGCGGCCTTTCTGTATTTAAGGAAATTCAGCAGCTCCTTCCTCAATATGATTATATTTATTTGGGTGACAATGCACGTGTCCCCTATGGCACCCGGTCTTTTGAGACCGTATATAATTACACCAAGCAATGTGTATTTAAATTGTTTGATTTAGGATGTAATCTCGTTATCTTAGCCTGTAACACAGCCTCGGCAAAGGCGTTGAGAACAATTCAACAAAACGATCTTCCCCCTGGAAAAAAAGTGCTTGGGGTCATCAGACCAACAACTGAAATCATCCATAATTATACGAAAACAAACAAGATCGGTATCCTCGCAACAACTGGAACAGTAAAATCTGAATCCTATAAGATCGAGATACATAAATTTAATCCGGAAATTGAGGTTTTTCAACACGATTGCCCTTTTTGGGTTCCTCTGGTTGAAAATAATGAGATCAATACAGAGGGGGCGCATTATTTTGTCCAAAAAGATATCCATGAACTGTTACAGAAATCCGATCAAATAGATACCATTGTATTGGCATGTACGCATTACCCCTTATTATTACCTGTGATCGAAAAATACGTCCCAAAAAATGTCAATATTATTTCCCAAGGACCTATCGTTGCGCAAAGTCTACAGGAATACCTTCACCGTCATACGGAAATAGAAACATACTGTTCAAAAAATAGTCAGTTGGCATTCTATACCACAGACGATCCCAGGGATTTTGAAAGCAAAGCAAAAATATTCTTCGGAAAACATGTAGATGCCAGTCATATCAGTGTTTAA